The Cyprinus carpio isolate SPL01 chromosome A19, ASM1834038v1, whole genome shotgun sequence genome has a segment encoding these proteins:
- the LOC109090306 gene encoding protein UXT isoform X1 produces the protein MTPGAKVLQYETFINEVLRRDLQKVLEERDAVYEKIAQYLQLKNTIKSIQETDSKELKTDVDLGCNFHVQAHVPDASKIYVAVGYGFFVEFTHTEALKFIEKKTNQLTERSSLLENFRYTEVLTKDAAKIKANIRMVLEGLRELQGLKDLPEDRRREVL, from the exons ATGACTCCTGGGGCGAAAGTCTTGCAGTATGAGACGTTTATCAACGAAGTATTGAGACGAGACTTGCA GAAAGTATTGGAGGAAAGAGATGCTGTGTATGAGAAAATAGCACAATACCTTCAGCTGAAGAACACAATTAAAAGCATTCAG GAAACCGACAGCAAGGAACTCAAAACAGATGTTGACCTTGGCTGCAATTTCCATGTGCAGGCTCACGT ACCTGATGCATCAAAAATATATGTGGCAGTTGGATATGGATTCTTTGTCGAATTCACACATACAGAGGCTTTGAAGTTCATAGAAAAGAAGACTAATCAGCTAACAGA ACGTTCATCATTATTGGAAAATTTCAGGTATACTGAGGTCCTTACCAAAGATGCAGCAAAGATAAAAGCCAACATCCGCATGGTTTTGGAG GGTTTGAGGGAATTGCAAGGTCTGAAAGATCTTCCAGAGGACAGAAGGAGAGAGGTGTTGTAG
- the LOC109090306 gene encoding protein UXT isoform X2: MTPGAKVLQYETFINEVLRRDLQKVLEERDAVYEKIAQYLQLKNTIKSIQETDSKELKTDVDLGCNFHVQAHVPDASKIYVAVGYGFFVEFTHTEALKFIEKKTNQLTEYTEVLTKDAAKIKANIRMVLEGLRELQGLKDLPEDRRREVL, encoded by the exons ATGACTCCTGGGGCGAAAGTCTTGCAGTATGAGACGTTTATCAACGAAGTATTGAGACGAGACTTGCA GAAAGTATTGGAGGAAAGAGATGCTGTGTATGAGAAAATAGCACAATACCTTCAGCTGAAGAACACAATTAAAAGCATTCAG GAAACCGACAGCAAGGAACTCAAAACAGATGTTGACCTTGGCTGCAATTTCCATGTGCAGGCTCACGT ACCTGATGCATCAAAAATATATGTGGCAGTTGGATATGGATTCTTTGTCGAATTCACACATACAGAGGCTTTGAAGTTCATAGAAAAGAAGACTAATCAGCTAACAGA GTATACTGAGGTCCTTACCAAAGATGCAGCAAAGATAAAAGCCAACATCCGCATGGTTTTGGAG GGTTTGAGGGAATTGCAAGGTCTGAAAGATCTTCCAGAGGACAGAAGGAGAGAGGTGTTGTAG
- the LOC109095354 gene encoding ETS domain-containing protein Elk-1-like: MESNPLISAMDPSITLWQFLLHLLDDQSQKHLISWTSGDGEFKLLDAEEVARVWGLRKNKTNMNYDKLSRALRYYYDKNIIKKVSGQKFVYKFVNFPDPNSADGLKGPEDSLGATMGEKLELSIQTKSNTGANNTNPCLSKSLQVQRSSPSSVQRSSRNDYMKSGLYSTFTIQSLQTPCKTTSKFIKTEHVLSDNSPKPAPLDRTVHEMQMCQTEAQQGTAQVQSSMESNNLHVIVTHPSPCATPAPSPQTSSGSATATMNTQAQKSQNLGDPPQIYLSDPSSLTSLIPLAHGECVVNPSQPVFVVIKPLPVGLPKESSLPPEEELLEIVDLDDKTDVEPVSTVPVSGVTDAPISVDAPSPCVEPVAHPVGEGEVKEKPELPEDTNTASASLPASTQEVQPPKSKKPRVLELPSSSTLLPPGLSLDKVNAAVNSLLASGSATNTLTPTVITSHALTPVLLTPSPLPSTIHFWSTLSPIAPRSPAKLSFQFPSNGSNQIQIPALSVDGLSTPVVLSPGPQKP; this comes from the exons ATGGAGTCGAACCCGCTGATCAGCG CAATGGATCCGTCCATTACATTGTGGCAGTTCCTGCTACACCTACTGGATGATCAGTCTCAGAAGCACTTGATCTCCTGGACATCTGGGGATGGGGAGTTCAAACTGCTGGATGCCGAGGAGGTGGCCAGAGTCTGGGGGCTGCGCAAGAACAAAACCAACATGAACTATGATAAACTGAGCAGGGCACTTCGTTACTACTATGACAAG AATATTATTAAGAAAGTTAGCGGCCAGAAGTTCGTCTATAAGTTTGTGAACTTTCCGGACCCCAACTCTGCTGATGGGCTGAAAGGACCTGAGGATTCCCTGGGGGCCACCATGGGGGAGAAATTGGAGCTGTCCATTCAGACCAAATCTAATACCGGTGCTAACAACACCAACCCATGTCTCTCCAAGAGCCTGCAGGTTCAGCGCTCCTCCCCTAGCTCAGTGCAACGCAGCTCCCGCAACGATTACATGAAGTCTGGTCTCTACTCCACTTTCACTATCCAGTCCCTACAGACGCCCTGCAAAACTACATCCAAATTCATCAAAACGGAGCATGTCCTGAGTGACAACAGCCCCAAACCTGCTCCTCTGGACCGCACAGTGCATGAG ATGCAAATGTGTCAGACAGAAGCACAGCAGGGAACTGCTCAGGTGCAGTCGAGTATGGAGAGCAACAATTTGCATGTGATAGTGACCCACCCCTCCCCATGTGCTACACCCGCCCCCAGCCCACAGACGTCCTCTGGATCTGCCACTGCAACCATG AATACTCAAGCACAGAAGAGCCAGAATTTGGGTGACCCACCCCAGATCTACCTGTCCGATCCCAGCTCTCTGACCTCGCTCATTCCTCTAGCTCATGGAGAATGTGTCGTCAACCCCTCTCAGCCTGTATTTGTGGTCATAAAGCCTTTGCCTGTTGGACTGCCCAAAGAGTCCAGCCTCCCGCCTGAAGAAGAATTGCTGGAGATTGTCGATTTGGATGACAAAACAGATGTTGAG CCAGTGTCCACAGTGCCTGTCTCTGGAGTTACAGATGCCCCAATCTCTGTGGATGCTCCATCACCCTGCGTGGAGCCGGTGGCCCACCCGGTTGGAGAAGGGGAGGTAAAAGAGAAGCCTGAGCTACCCG agGACACCAATACTGCATCAGCCTCCCTCCCAGCGAGCACGCAGGAAGTCCAGCCTCCTAAATCAAAGAAGCCACGTGTGCTGGAACTGCCATCCTCGTCTACGCTGCTACCCCCTGGACTCTCGTTGGATAAGGTCAATGCAGCGGTGAACAGCCTTCTTGCTTCTGGCAGTGCCACAAACACCTTAACACCCACAGTCATCACCTCCCATGCCCTG ACTCCAGTGCTGCTGACACCGAGTCCGCTGCCATCAACCATACACTTCTGGAGCACGCTCAGTCCAATCGCTCCACGCAGCCCTGCCAAGCTCTCCTTCCAG TTCCCCTCCAACGGAAGCAATCAGATCCAGATCCCAGCACTGAGCGTGGACGGCCTGTCCACACCTGTCGTTCTCTCCCCTGGACCACAGAAACcctaa